In one Gossypium hirsutum isolate 1008001.06 chromosome D09, Gossypium_hirsutum_v2.1, whole genome shotgun sequence genomic region, the following are encoded:
- the LOC121221073 gene encoding uncharacterized protein has translation MATSAFKSTTRRASLPTSPGDSSSSNRSSSGHRRARSLSRFSRRVPGVGDDDNEPTPAPRSRGRFVNTVRGSGFPEISLDDLAVELFDSSLRGRSVSRMDDVTPRNGKGGGGGESVAQRRGRSVSRQGSRGSVVNNGAGGRFTSDTASSRRRRSVSVVRYQISDSESDLDQLQNPSNRPSMKSSIGGNNQLSSTHKPTASNNRQGLRRSLSQKDLKYHDGYSSHSSAVTDDEGRDAALSNKNGAERTIKAVYAQKKGDHPIGDDVNGGLYAAMRKELRHAVEEIKTQLEQSMVKTKNSGTANVDTLQPDNSDVIQAISTARRKCTTKLEKSEKRRQDLLAEILLEEQHGRELSKIVKELLPEPKSSIVEKPVRARKRSNDRYRMSRQLTEEAEKYIEDFISNVEDTDISSLDGDRSDTTSSSMGGITKTPIFQNPAVFKSVPVEMDGVLLPWLQWETSNDVSPLSCENKCSISQEAVSGQDLSDQLTNSSSRGSWSPEFSDCTPSQNVAFGSGNCQTTSSSNKMMMKLDLYDYINTGSDEDFLLEMWSQRHGINSGKLLLCNHMFF, from the exons ATGGCAACTTCAGCTTTCAAGTCAACTACCAGGAGGGCTTCCCTCCCTACCTCTCCCGGTGACTCTTCTTCCTCCAATCGCTCTTCCTCCGGCCACCGCCGCGCCAGGAGCCTCAGCAGATTTTCCCGTCGGGTTCCTGGAGTCGGCGACGATGACAATGAGCCTACTCCGGCTCCGAGGAGCAGGGGGAGGTTTGTGAATACAGTCAGGGGATCGGGGTTCCCGGAGATTAGTCTCGACGATCTCGCTGTCGAGCTCTTTGATTCCTCCCTCCGAGGCCGTTCGGTTTCTCGGATGGATGACGTCACACCACGCAATGgtaaaggaggaggaggaggagagaGTGTGGCTCAGAGAAGAGGAAGGTCGGTGTCCAGGCAAGGATCCAGGGGTAGTGTTGTAAATAATGGTGCTGGAGGACGGTTTACTTCGGACACTGCTAGTTCCAGGAGGAGAAGATCTGTCTCCGTTGTTCGGTATCAAATTAGTGATTCTGAG AGTGATCTAGATCAGTTGCAGAACCCAAGCAACCGTCCTAGCATGAAGAGTTCCATTGGTGGAAACAATCAGTTATCCTCCACTCATAAGCCAACAGCTTCAAATAATAGACAAGGCTTAAGAAGATCTCTCAGCCAGAAGGACTTAAAGTATCACGATGGCTACTCT AGTCACTCTTCTGCCGTAACTGATGATGAAGGGAGGGATGCTGCACTTTCCAATAAAAATGGGGCGGAGAGGACAATAAAAGCTGTATATGCACAGAAAAAG GGAGACCACCCCATTGGGGATGATGTGAATGGTGGGTTATATGCCGCAATGCGTAAAGAGCTTAGACATGCTGTGGAAGAGATCAAGACACAACTTGAACAA TCAATGGTCAAAACAAAGAACTCTGGCACAGCAAACGTTGATACCTTGCAACCTGACAATTCTGACGTTATTCAGGCAATTTCGACAGCTAGAAGGAAGTGCACAACAAAATTGGAAAAG TCGGAGAAGCGAAGACAAGATTTATTGGCTGAGATTCTATTGGAGGAGCAGCATGGGAGAGAGCTCTCTAAAATTGTCAAAGAATTGCTTCCTGAACCGAAGAGCTCCATTGTTGAGAAACCAGTACGAGCCCGAAAG AGGAGCAATGACAGATATAGGATGTCCCGACAATTGACTGAGGAGGCTGAAAAATATATCGAGGATTTCATTTCTAATGTTGAAGATACAGATATTTCATCATTAGATGGGGACAGGAGTGACACTACCAGTTCAAGCATGGGGGGAATAACAAAGACACCAATTTTCCAGAATCCAGCAGTGTTTAAATCTGTCCCTGTTGAAATGGATGGTGTACTGCTGCCTTGGTTACAATGGGAGACTTCTAATGATGTTTCTCCGTTATCTTGCGAGAATAAATGCAGTATTTCTCAG GAAGCAGTGAGTGGGCAAGATCTAAGCGATCAATTGACCAACAGCAGCAGCCGAGGGAGTTGGAGCCCAGAATTTAGTGATTGTACACCTTCACAAAATGTTGCATTTGGAAGTGGAAATTGCCAGACCACCTCTTCTTCAAATAAGATGATGATGAAGTTGGATTTGTATGATTATATAAACACTGGCAGTGACGAAGATTTTCTACTTGAAATGTGGAGCCAACGACATGGAATTAATTCAGGGAAGCTTTTACTTTGTAACCACATGTTCTTTTAG
- the LOC107931451 gene encoding 4-coumarate--CoA ligase-like 9 isoform X2, protein MGESANHCQSIDPAIGFCSQTRTFHSLRPEVPLPPPYQPLSLPQYTLSLFRSSTVTTGGGDTTFIINATKGDSLSYSEFIAQFHSLAHCLRKNYFLSGNDVALILSPPSLHVPLLYFALMSLGIVITPANPLSSDSEIAHQVQLSKPVIAFATSTTSSKLPSLKHGTILLDSPEFISFLSEPNVDPDVINRVQVSQHDTAAVLYSSGTTGRVKGVMLSHRNLIALIAGFYHIRHPQKGPDPPHPVSFFTVPLFHVFGFFMLARAFSMGETAVFTERFEFEGMLRAIEKYKVTYMPVSPPLVLALTKSDLTNKYDISSLLMLGSGGAPLGKEVAERFKEKFPAVELVQGYGLTETGGGAARVIGPEEAARYGTVGRLSENTEAKIVDPVTGEALPPGQRGELWLRGPTVMKGYIGDEKATAETMDSEGWLKTGDICYFDSQGLLYIVDRLKELIKYKAYQVPPAELEHLLHSHPEISDAAVIPF, encoded by the exons ATGGGGGAATCAGCCAACCACTGCCAGTCGATTGATCCGGCCATCGGCTTTTGTTCTCAAACGAGAACCTTTCACAGTCTCAGGCCGGAAGTACCTCTTCCACCACCTTATCAGCCTCTCTCCCTCCCACAATATACTCTTTCTCTCTTCCGCTCCTCCACCGTCACCACCGGCGGCGGCGACACTACTTTCATCATCAATGCTACTAAAGGCGACAGCCTTTCGTACTCCGAATTTATTGCTCAGTTCCACTCCCTCGCTCACTGTCTGCGGAAAAACTATTTCCTTTCCGGAAACGACGTCGCTTTGATCCTCTCCCCGCCTTCTCTTCATGTCCCCTTGCTTTATTTCGCTCTTATGTCATTAGGAATCGTTATTACTCCTGCCAACCCACTCAGTTCCGACTCGGAGATAGCTCACCAGGTTCAACTCAGTAAACCGGTTATTGCCTTCGCCACCTCGACGACCTCTTCCAAGCTTCCGTCTCTCAAACACGGAACAATCCTCCTCGACTCGCCCGAGTTCATTTCTTTCTTATCCGAACCAAATGTGGATCCTGACGTCATTAACCGAGTCCAGGTGAGCCAGCATGACACGGCGGCGGTCCTTTATTCTTCGGGGACCACCGGCCGAGTCAAAGGCGTGATGCTGAGTCACCGGAATCTAATCGCGTTGATCGCCGGGTTTTACCACATACGACATCCCCAAAAGGGTCCAGATCCACCGCACCCGGTATCGTTTTTCACGGTGCCTTTGTTTCATGTGTTCGGGTTCTTTATGCTAGCGAGGGCGTTTTCGATGGGAGAAACGGCGGTTTTCACcgagagatttgaatttgagggAATGTTGAGAGCGATAGAGAAGTACAAGGTAACGTACATGCCAGTTTCGCCGCCGCTCGTCCTGGCGTTAACTAAATCAGATTTGACTAACAAGTATGACATCAGCTCGCTTCTGATGCTCGGAAGTGGCGGCGCTCCGCTTGGCAAGGAGGTTGCTGAGCGGTTCAAGGAGAAATTCCCCGCCGTGGAGCTTGTTCAA GGTTATGGGCTGACCGAGACGGGAGGAGGAGCCGCCAGGGTGATAGGGCCCGAGGAGGCAGCTCGGTACGGGACAGTCGGCCGCCTTTCTGAAAATACGGAAGCCAAGATAGTTGATCCAGTGACCGGAGAAGCCTTGCCTCCTGGGCAGAGAGGGGAACTATGGTTGCGAGGGCCAACAGTAATGAAAG GTTACATAGGGGACGAAAAGGCAACCGCGGAAACCATGGATTCGGAAGGGTGGTTAAAAACCGGGGACATATGTTATTTTGACTCACAAGGGCTTCTCTACATCGTAGATAGATTAAAAGAATTGATCAAATACAAGGCATATCAG GTCCCTCCAGCTGAATTGGAACATTTACTTCATTCCCATCCCGAAATCTCTGATGCAGCCGTCATTCC GTTTTGA
- the LOC107931451 gene encoding 4-coumarate--CoA ligase-like 9 isoform X1, giving the protein MGESANHCQSIDPAIGFCSQTRTFHSLRPEVPLPPPYQPLSLPQYTLSLFRSSTVTTGGGDTTFIINATKGDSLSYSEFIAQFHSLAHCLRKNYFLSGNDVALILSPPSLHVPLLYFALMSLGIVITPANPLSSDSEIAHQVQLSKPVIAFATSTTSSKLPSLKHGTILLDSPEFISFLSEPNVDPDVINRVQVSQHDTAAVLYSSGTTGRVKGVMLSHRNLIALIAGFYHIRHPQKGPDPPHPVSFFTVPLFHVFGFFMLARAFSMGETAVFTERFEFEGMLRAIEKYKVTYMPVSPPLVLALTKSDLTNKYDISSLLMLGSGGAPLGKEVAERFKEKFPAVELVQGYGLTETGGGAARVIGPEEAARYGTVGRLSENTEAKIVDPVTGEALPPGQRGELWLRGPTVMKGYIGDEKATAETMDSEGWLKTGDICYFDSQGLLYIVDRLKELIKYKAYQVPPAELEHLLHSHPEISDAAVIPYPDDEAGQIPMAYIVRQPGSSISEAQIMYYIAKQVAPYKKIRRVNFIDSIPKSPAGKILRRELVNHSLSAGLSKL; this is encoded by the exons ATGGGGGAATCAGCCAACCACTGCCAGTCGATTGATCCGGCCATCGGCTTTTGTTCTCAAACGAGAACCTTTCACAGTCTCAGGCCGGAAGTACCTCTTCCACCACCTTATCAGCCTCTCTCCCTCCCACAATATACTCTTTCTCTCTTCCGCTCCTCCACCGTCACCACCGGCGGCGGCGACACTACTTTCATCATCAATGCTACTAAAGGCGACAGCCTTTCGTACTCCGAATTTATTGCTCAGTTCCACTCCCTCGCTCACTGTCTGCGGAAAAACTATTTCCTTTCCGGAAACGACGTCGCTTTGATCCTCTCCCCGCCTTCTCTTCATGTCCCCTTGCTTTATTTCGCTCTTATGTCATTAGGAATCGTTATTACTCCTGCCAACCCACTCAGTTCCGACTCGGAGATAGCTCACCAGGTTCAACTCAGTAAACCGGTTATTGCCTTCGCCACCTCGACGACCTCTTCCAAGCTTCCGTCTCTCAAACACGGAACAATCCTCCTCGACTCGCCCGAGTTCATTTCTTTCTTATCCGAACCAAATGTGGATCCTGACGTCATTAACCGAGTCCAGGTGAGCCAGCATGACACGGCGGCGGTCCTTTATTCTTCGGGGACCACCGGCCGAGTCAAAGGCGTGATGCTGAGTCACCGGAATCTAATCGCGTTGATCGCCGGGTTTTACCACATACGACATCCCCAAAAGGGTCCAGATCCACCGCACCCGGTATCGTTTTTCACGGTGCCTTTGTTTCATGTGTTCGGGTTCTTTATGCTAGCGAGGGCGTTTTCGATGGGAGAAACGGCGGTTTTCACcgagagatttgaatttgagggAATGTTGAGAGCGATAGAGAAGTACAAGGTAACGTACATGCCAGTTTCGCCGCCGCTCGTCCTGGCGTTAACTAAATCAGATTTGACTAACAAGTATGACATCAGCTCGCTTCTGATGCTCGGAAGTGGCGGCGCTCCGCTTGGCAAGGAGGTTGCTGAGCGGTTCAAGGAGAAATTCCCCGCCGTGGAGCTTGTTCAA GGTTATGGGCTGACCGAGACGGGAGGAGGAGCCGCCAGGGTGATAGGGCCCGAGGAGGCAGCTCGGTACGGGACAGTCGGCCGCCTTTCTGAAAATACGGAAGCCAAGATAGTTGATCCAGTGACCGGAGAAGCCTTGCCTCCTGGGCAGAGAGGGGAACTATGGTTGCGAGGGCCAACAGTAATGAAAG GTTACATAGGGGACGAAAAGGCAACCGCGGAAACCATGGATTCGGAAGGGTGGTTAAAAACCGGGGACATATGTTATTTTGACTCACAAGGGCTTCTCTACATCGTAGATAGATTAAAAGAATTGATCAAATACAAGGCATATCAG GTCCCTCCAGCTGAATTGGAACATTTACTTCATTCCCATCCCGAAATCTCTGATGCAGCCGTCATTCC GTACCCTGATGACGAAGCCGGGCAGATACCTATGGCCTATATAGTGAGACAGCCTGGAAGTAGTATCAGTGAAGCTCAAATCATGTATTACATCGCGAAACag GTTGCACCGTACAAGAAGATCCGACGAGTTAATTTTATCGATTCAATCCCAAAATCTCCAGCCGGAAAGATCTTGAGGAGGGAGCTGGTTAATCATTCTTTATCTGCTGGTTTgtctaaattataa